A single genomic interval of Penaeus monodon isolate SGIC_2016 chromosome 30, NSTDA_Pmon_1, whole genome shotgun sequence harbors:
- the LOC119592552 gene encoding peroxisome biogenesis protein 1-like, whose translation MQASAFSRSVVVKEWSARHCFISLPRAWMHLVHPAHTPTFRLEVSSGQSILLSWAGDMHMPTLGEENSILVGREVLKGNGICESEVGILVQIPVPPSCSAISVTVKSLMQWQDLALNVDSAQSAILSQMRVMSLGQTLPLWLDGGVCIMLTTTSVDPLVPSVVLHPMTQVEVHPPPENEGVEDYKRISFNPVNENANVDHKDVTDLDIEGNAPEACKNDNQIESSNNLNEKMIRKLTDFVIDRLQEQKRVLKMHVRKNICLGYRVLPFPSDASPLSSILQSHPSLVIISRASIAFSVFEDKVYFIANVRKIKSPKENSEKPSNVKEESKISEGKKTNKSSIRQEPESQKLFAVIVWENFVRGRPDNTFFIQEMNMIIQRNNCVIPNCCRRQMNLEITSTVEVRSTESSINAMPVSLDVALLAHTYDIQKETLLDGLKAVLRNLVEECMVIINPGTIMEVKLEEKYIDICLSARNGLPLKLTKKSVVILETTFLTQTPSLPYIPNSVSDLDTNFYAKYSYLGEKEVMTNLKKYILMGLGLKMLGRRTVPQFALLCGSKGSGKTSLVETLIEDLSVSTYHIYCDVVSFKQLKGKKMETMEKKLQLILREAIFRRPSLVVLEDLDYLVPLEGTDQDSGPVYEHVMQVVNMLRKLLDDLLRFCSDSESSSVIVVGTCIARTSVHPLLVSPQGCHYFPCTFKIPPLEREGRVKAFMTMLNVHCEKFAATKKGISLCQCIPEANEHCIFCGYSESEKYQVDMKVIARRTESFVLPDLNHLAFRTFFQARDRWERSNTSRENMEGMKENNSDFVKDTNILCKTTTSNTVHESSKPWQVLQCDVDAALDGYTPLALRGISLSEKKADEGFKVGGMKDAKKILEETLTWPSLYPNLFSKVNLRLRSGVLLYGPPGCGKTLLANAVSAYCQLNFISVKGPELLSKYIGASEQAVRDAFERASSAKPCVLFFDEFESIAPRRGHDSTGVTDRVVNQLLTQMDGVEGLTGVYILAATSRPDLIDPALLRPGRLDKCVYCPMPSEEDRKEILEVLSQDVDFGEEIDWSEVASLTESFSGADLQSILSTAQVAVAQEAFGDDLYKGVIPPANEERDTTGVKDDKDNIEKHLSFHDTVINEEDPGENLLYQGSHNVEKIQEQVLIEKEKKRVIYSQKSYISENEMSDDQTTTKNSFSEPVKPNSAKQQDSTQSSFKIYYRHIEAALREVKPSVTQTDQRRYAQLYASFTGSREGNFGQPSPGKRATLA comes from the exons ATGCAAGCAAGTGCATTTTCCCGTTCTGTGGTGGTGAAGGAGTGGTCCGCTCGCCACTGCTTCATTTCACTACCACGAGCATGGATGCATCTCGTTCATCCTGCCCACACCCCAACATTCCGTCTTGAAGTCTCCTCAGGGCAGAGTATTTTACTGTCATGGGCTGGAGACATGCACATGCCAACCCTTGGAGAGGAAAATAGCATTCTGGTGGGAAGAGAAGTATTAAAAGGCAATGGTATATGTGAGAGTGAAGTAGGGATACTAGTGCAGATTCCTGTACCACCAAGTTGCTCTGCCATTTCAGTTACTGTTAAATCCCTAATGCAGTGGCAAGATTTGGCTCTGAACGTTGATAGTGCTCAATCGGCAATCCTAAGCCAGATGCGTGTAATGAGTTTAGGGCAAACCCTTCCTTTGTGGCTTGATGGTGGAGTGTGCATAATGCTTACCACCACAAGTGTTGACCCTTTAGTTCCTAGTGTGGTTCTACATCCCATGACTCAAGTAGAAGTTCATCCTCCTCCAGAAAATGAGGGAGTTGAAGACTACAAGCGCATTAGTTTTAATCCTGTTAATGAGAATGCAAATGTGGACCACAAAGATGTCACTGATCTAGATATAGAGGGAAATGCCCCAGAAGCATGTAAAAATGATAACCAGATTGAAAGTAGTAACAATCTTAATGAAAAGATGATCAGAAAACTCACAGATTTTGTTATTGACAGACTGCAAGAACAAAAAAGAGTGCTGAAAATGcatgtaagaaaaaatatttgtcttGGCTACAGAGTGCTTCCATTTCCAAGTGATGCTTCTCCATTGTCTAGTATTCTGCAGAGTCATCCATCTTTAGTTATCATTAGTAGAGCGAGCATAGCTTTTTCTGTTTTCGAAGATAAAGTGTACTTTATTGCAAATGTAAGAAAAAttaaatcaccaaaagaaaattCTGAAAAGCCAAGTAATGTAAAGGAGGAAAGTAAAATAAGTGAAGGGAAGAAAACAAATAAGTCAAGTATTAGGCAAGAACCAGAAAGCCAAAAACTTTTTGCAGTAATTGTGTGGGAGAACTTTGTAAGGGGAAGACcagataatacattttttatacaagaaatgaatatgattattCAAAGGAACAACTGTGTGATACCTAACTGCTGCAGAAGACAGATGAACTTAGAAATTACAAGTACTGTGGAGGTAAGATCTACTGAATCCAGTATCAATGCAATGCCAGTTTCTCTTGATGTTGCACTATTAgcacatacatatgatattcaAAAAGAAACTCTTTTGGATGGTTTAAAAGCCGTACTTCGGAATCTTGTTGAGGAGTGTATGGTCATCATAAATCCAGGCACCATTATGGAAGTTAAGTTAGAAGAAAAGTACATTGATATTTGCCTTTCAGCAAGGAATGGCTTACCCTTAAAGCTTACAAAGAAATCAGTTGTTATATTAGAGACAACTTTTTTGACTCAGACACCCAGTCTTCCATATATACCAAACTCGGTCAGTGATCTTGATACTAATTTCTATGCAAAATATTCATATCTTGGTGAGAAAGAGGTCATgactaatctaaaaaaatatatattgatgggtCTTGGACTTAAAATGTTAGGACGAAGAACAGTTCCTCAGTTTGCTTTACTCTGCGGTAGTAAAGGCTCTGGAAAGACCAGCTTAGTGGAGACACTTATTGAAGATTTGTCTGTATCCACATATCACATTTACTGTGATGTAGTCAGCTTTAAACAACTAaaaggaaagaagatggagaCTATGGAAAAAAAGTTACAATTGATATTGAGAGAAGCAATTTTCAGGAGACCTTCTCTTGTGGTTTTGGAAGATCTTGACTACTTAGTTCCACTGGAAGGCACTGATCAAGATTCGGGTCCAGTGTATGAACATGTGATGCAGGTTGTTAACATGCTCAGGAAACTTTTAGATGATCTTTTACGATTTTGTTCTGATTCAGAATCCTCTTCAGTGATAGTGGTTGGGACATGTATAGCAAGAACAAGTGTCCACCCCCTTCTAGTCAGTCCTCAAGGTTGTCACTACTTTCCCTGTACCTTTAAAATTCCCCCATTGGAAAGAGAAGGTCGTGTAAAGGCCTTCATGACAATGCTCAATGTACACTGTGAGAAATTTGCAGCCACCAAGAAGGGAATTTCTCTTTGCCAGTGCATTCCTGAAGCTAATGAGCACTGCATATTCTGTGGGTATTCTGAGTCAGAAAAGTACCAGGTGGATATGAAAGTCATTGCCAGAAGGACTGAAAGTTTTGTGCTTCCTGACCTGAATCATTTAGCATTCAGAACTTTCTTCCAAGCAAGGGATAGATGGGAAAGAAGTAACACTTCAAGAGAAAACATGGAAggcatgaaagaaaataatagtgattTTGTTAAGGACACTAATATTTTGTGTAAAACTACTACAAGTAATACAGTTCATGAAAGCAGCAAACCATGGCAAGTTCTTCAGTGTGATGTGGATGCAGCTCTTGATGGCTACACACCTCTGGCCTTAAGAG GGATATCCCTATCGGAGAAGAAGGCTGATGAGGGCTTCAAAGTGGGTGGCATGAAAGATGCCAAGAAGATCTTAGAGGAGACACTGACATGGCCCTCATTATATCCCAACTTATTCAGCAAGGTTAATCTGAGATTGCGGTCTGGGGTCTTGCTCTATGGCCCTCCAGGCTGTGGCAAAACTCTCCTAGCTAATGCTGTATCAGCTTACTGTCAGCTGAACTTCATTTCAGTCAAG GGACCAGAGCTTTTGTCCAAGTACATTGGTGCAAGTGAGCAGGCAGTCAGAGATGCTTTTGAGAG AGCTTCAAGTGCCAAACCTTGTGTCTTATTCTTCGATGAATTTGAGTCGATTGCTCCAAGGCGTGGACATGATAGCACTGGGGTGACAGATCGTGTGGTGAATCAACTACTTACACAGATGGATGGCGTTGAAGGACTCACTGGAGTTTACATCTTGGCAGCAACCTCCAGGCCCGACCTAATTGATCCTGCACTGCTTCGGCCAG GCCGTcttgataaatgtgtatattgtcCAATGCCATCAgaagaggacagaaaagaaaTCCTGGAAGTTTTAAGTCAGGATGTTGACTTTGGAGAAGAAATAGATTGGTCAGAGGTTGCCAGTTTAACTGAAAGCTTTTCTGGGGCAGACTTACAAAGTATTTTGTCAACAGCACAGGTTGCAGTTGCTCAGGAGGCCTTTGGTGATGATCTTTATAAAGGTGTTATCCCACCAGCTAATGAGGAGAGAGATACAACTGGTGTCaaagatgataaagacaatattgAAAAACATTTATCATTTCATGATACTGTAATTAATGAGGAAGACCCTGGAGAAAACTTACTTTACCAAGGATCACATAACGTTGAGAAAATACAAGAACAAGTCCtaattgaaaaggaaaagaaaagagtcaTATATAGTCAAAAGAGCTATATTTCTGAAAATGAGATGTCAGATGATCAGACAACAACAAAGAATAGCTTTTCTGAGCCTGTGAAACCCAATAGTGCCAAGCAGCAGGACTCCACACAGTCTAGTTTCAAGATTTATTATAGGCACATTGAAGCTGCATTGAGAGAGGTGAAGCCATCAGTCACACAGACTGACCAAAGAAGATATGCACAATTGTATGCCAGTTTTACCGGTTCAAGAGAAGGGAATTTTGGACAGCCATCCCCAGGAAAAAGAGCAACATTAGCATAA